The sequence GCCACGAGCGAAGTGCCTCCGGACCGGTGGGACGCGGAGGCCCTGTTCGGCACGGAGCCGGGGAAGATCGCCACGAGGCGGGGGGGCTTCCTGAAGGACGTGGAGCGGTTCGACGCCCGGTTCTTCGGCATTTCGGATCGCGAAGCGGAGCGGATGGATCCGCAGCAACGTCTGGTGTTGGAGGTGGCGTGGGAGGCATTGGAGCGGGCGGGGCACGCGGTGGATCGCGCGAGGCGCGAGCGGGTGGGCGTGTTCGTGGGGGTGATGAACAACGATTACGGGCAGCGGGTGTTGGACCAGGAGGGGCTCGCGGGCATTGATCCCACCTTCATGGGGGCGCGAGCCAACTGCGCGATCTCCGGGCGGCTGTCCTACCTGTGGGGCTTCCAGGGACCGAGCCTCGTGGTGGACACGGCCTGTTCCTCGTCACTGGTGGCGGTGCACCTGGCCTGTCAGAGCCTGCGCAACGGGGAGTGCAACGTGGCGCTGGCGGGCGGGGTGAACCTGCTGCTCTCGCCGGAGGTGAGTGTCTATCTCTCGAGCAGTGGAGCGCTCTCGCCGGACGGGCGGTGCAAGAGTTTCGACGCATCGGCGGATGGCTTTGGCCGTGCGGAGGCGTGCGGGGTGCTGGCGCTGGAGCGGCTGTCGGACGCGCGGGCGCGGGGCGCGCCCATCCTGGCGATCATCCGGGGCTCGGCGGTGGGGCATGACGGGCCGAGCAGCGCCTTCTCGGTGCCCAATGGGGTGGCGCAGCAGGGAGTCATCCGCCAGGCGCTCCAGCACGCGGGCGTGGCTCCGGTGGAGGTGAGCTACCTGGAGGCGCACGGCACGGGGACGGCGATGGGAGATCCCATCGAGGTCGAGGCGATGTGGTCGGTGTTGAAGGAGGGGCGCAAGGGGGGCGAGTCACTGTGGATGGGCTCGGTGAAGACGAACGTGGGCTATCCCGAGGCGGCCTCCGGGGTGGTGGGGATGATGAAGGTGGTGCTGGCGATGAGGCATGGCCAGTTGCCGACGCACCTGCACCTGAAGACGCCCAACCCGCGCATCGACTGGGCGAGCATGGCGGTGAAGGTGCCCGGGGAGCTGACGGCGTGGACGCCTACGCAGGGGGCGCGCATCGCGGGGGTGACGTCCTACGGGCGGACGGGGACGCTGGCGCACGTGGTGTTGGCGGAGCCTCCCCCGAGGGTGGAACCCGAGCGGCGTCCGGAGCGGCCCGGACACGTGCTGGTGTTGTCGGCCCGGAGCGAGGAGGCGCTGCGGGCGCAGGTGGAGCGCTACGCCCGGTTCCTGGCGATGAGCACCGAGCCCCTGGGGGACGTGTGCTTCACGGCGGCGGTGGGGCGGACGCACTTCGAGCACCGGCTGGCGGTGGTGGGGCGCGATGCGCGGCAGGTGCGCGAGCGGCTGCTGGAGGCGCGAGGGGGCAGCAAGGTGATGCCAGGGGCGCTGGCGCCGGACGTGACGTTCGTCTTTGGCGGAGAGGGGGCGGCCGGGGGCCGGGAGCTGTACGACACGCAACCCGCGTTTCGTGAGGGACTGGAGGCCTGTGCGGCGGCCGTGAAGGACGTCCTGGGGGAGCCGTTGGTGGGGCTGATGTACGGAGAGGGATCGGGGCGGTGGAAGGACGCATCCCAGGAGCGGATCGCGGTGTTCGCGCGGCAGTGGGCGTTGGCTCGGATGTGGCGGGCGTGGGGGGTGAGGCCCTCGGCGGTGGCGGGCGAGGGGGTAGGGGAGTGGGTCGCGGCGGTGGAGGCGGGGGTGCTCGGGCTCGAAGCGGGGCTGCGGCGCGCGGCGGGGGAGACGGGTCCCGCCGTGAATTGGGCCTCGGCCGTGCTGCCCCGGGTCACGCGGGCCAGTGACGTGGGCGTGCGGCTGGATGTGGGACGAGCGGACAGCGCGGAGTGGACGCAGGTGTTGGAGACACTCGGCGCGCTATACGTCCGGGGCGTGGAGGTGGATTGGGCGGCCTTCGATGCGCCCCACTCACGGCGCCGGATCGCGCTTCCCACCTATCCCTTCCAGCGTCAGCGCTATTGGCTGACGCCCGACGTGCCTCAGTAGAGACAGGTGTTCGACGAAGGGTCACACTCCAGTCCGTTGTAACAGACATTGTTCGCACAGCATCGCTGCTTGAAGGACCCACAGCCCGGGGGAATGAGAGACCCTTGGGCGGAGGTGTCGTGGGAGACCGCCTCCGTCATGGGGGTGGCCTCCCCCTCGCCCGTGTTGACGTCCTCGGGAAGCTCTCCACCACATGCGGTGGCAACGGCCATGCACAGCAACATGCAGACGCTCTTCAATGATCTCATCGAGTGCTCCTTCTGGGGATTGGCCCCGGCGGAGTATGACCCGGGCACGTGGGGGACATAAGGCCCTTCGTGATTGATTTCGCCCGATGTTGTCCGGGTCACGCGGGTTCGAGCAGCCGGAGGAAGGCGCGCACGGCCTGCGCGTCATCGAGACCCGCGAGCCCTTCACCCACCTGCAATTCCGTCTCGACGACTCCCGGGACGCGCGTCGGGCTGAAGCCGTTCGTCAGCCAGATGGAGTCCTCTTGCGCGATGCGATCCCTCTGGCGCGAGAACGCGGCGGGATCCCCGCGCAGGAAGATCCGGAACAGGTTGGTCTGCACGGGCTTGGGGAGCACCACGAGGCGGGAGTCGGCGGCGAGGGCCTCGGTGATGGACTTCGCGCGCTGGACGTAGGCGGGAATGCGGCCCAGGACGTCGTCCAGGCGCATGGCCGCTGAGGCGACATAGGGCAGCATCTGGAAGATGTTTCCCCCGTGCCGGTGTCTCCACATCCGGGCCGTGCGGATGAAGTCCTTTCCTCCCACCACCATGGCTCCGCCCAGGGCGCCCACCATCTTGTAGAAGGAGACGTACACGGAATCGAAGCCCCGGCAGATGTCCGCATAAGAGCGGCCATAGAATGGCTGGCTTTCCCACAACCGGGCGCCGTCCATGTGCAGCTTCACCCCGCGCTCGCGACACGTGCGCTTGAGCTCCTCGAGTTGCTCCCACGTGGGGAGTTGCCCGCCCAACCAGCGCACGGGCATCTCGACACTGACCATGCCCAGACGCTCGCGGGCGTCGCGCACGTCCCCGGCGAGCACGGGCCGGGACCAGGGGCAGAGGAGCACGGGCTGGAGGCCGTGGAGCACGGTGTGGCTGTCGTCCTCGTGCAGCACGTGGTGGGAGGACGGATGGAGGCCCACGGTCCGCGTTTTCCCCTC is a genomic window of Cystobacter fuscus DSM 2262 containing:
- a CDS encoding type I polyketide synthase; the encoded protein is MSEEINYRQLLQQQLVKIRKLEARLEQAEAARREPIAIVGMGCRLPGGVEGPEDFWELMVRGVDATSEVPPDRWDAEALFGTEPGKIATRRGGFLKDVERFDARFFGISDREAERMDPQQRLVLEVAWEALERAGHAVDRARRERVGVFVGVMNNDYGQRVLDQEGLAGIDPTFMGARANCAISGRLSYLWGFQGPSLVVDTACSSSLVAVHLACQSLRNGECNVALAGGVNLLLSPEVSVYLSSSGALSPDGRCKSFDASADGFGRAEACGVLALERLSDARARGAPILAIIRGSAVGHDGPSSAFSVPNGVAQQGVIRQALQHAGVAPVEVSYLEAHGTGTAMGDPIEVEAMWSVLKEGRKGGESLWMGSVKTNVGYPEAASGVVGMMKVVLAMRHGQLPTHLHLKTPNPRIDWASMAVKVPGELTAWTPTQGARIAGVTSYGRTGTLAHVVLAEPPPRVEPERRPERPGHVLVLSARSEEALRAQVERYARFLAMSTEPLGDVCFTAAVGRTHFEHRLAVVGRDARQVRERLLEARGGSKVMPGALAPDVTFVFGGEGAAGGRELYDTQPAFREGLEACAAAVKDVLGEPLVGLMYGEGSGRWKDASQERIAVFARQWALARMWRAWGVRPSAVAGEGVGEWVAAVEAGVLGLEAGLRRAAGETGPAVNWASAVLPRVTRASDVGVRLDVGRADSAEWTQVLETLGALYVRGVEVDWAAFDAPHSRRRIALPTYPFQRQRYWLTPDVPQ
- a CDS encoding threonine aldolase family protein, with protein sequence MNPRHLSRGEFLSLTSLLAGSSLLPRPADAAPKSSGKTAATPPSPKPGPAGPAPVQGDRLRRSCRATLTLSSSTDAGTELIRLGEWIRDQSLQSDVYGNSEFIQSFERRVAERLGFEDGCFMSTGTMGQLIALRIYADEGKTRTVGLHPSSHHVLHEDDSHTVLHGLQPVLLCPWSRPVLAGDVRDARERLGMVSVEMPVRWLGGQLPTWEQLEELKRTCRERGVKLHMDGARLWESQPFYGRSYADICRGFDSVYVSFYKMVGALGGAMVVGGKDFIRTARMWRHRHGGNIFQMLPYVASAAMRLDDVLGRIPAYVQRAKSITEALAADSRLVVLPKPVQTNLFRIFLRGDPAAFSRQRDRIAQEDSIWLTNGFSPTRVPGVVETELQVGEGLAGLDDAQAVRAFLRLLEPA